One window from the genome of Nicotiana tomentosiformis chromosome 5, ASM39032v3, whole genome shotgun sequence encodes:
- the LOC104088128 gene encoding thiohydroximate-O-sulfate sulfur/sulfate-lyase (nitrile-forming) NSP5 — MAATTQGKWIKLEVKGAGPGARSSHAITIVGQKVYAFGGEFTPRVPVDNKLYTFDLNDQEWSVADAAGDVPPPRVGVTMASVGETIYVFGGRDVEHKELNELYSFDTTTNKWTLLSSGDEGPPHRSYHSMTSDDRRIYVFGGCGNAGRLSDLWCYDVVDNKWIKFPLPGENCKPRGGPGLTVVLGKIWVVYGFSGDELDDVHYFDTVEEKWVQVETNGETPTARSVFSTVGIGKYIFIYGGEIDPSDLGHLGAGKFSGDVYALDTETLVWKWWIDSGDHPGPRGWCAFAGGRRDGQEGLLVYGGNSPSNDRLGGIFFFTPLVET; from the exons ATGGCTGCAACAACACAAGGCAAATGGATCAAG CTGGAGGTAAAAGGGGCTGGACCTGGGGCAAGAAGCTCGCATGCCATCACTATTGTAGGACAAAAGGTATATGCCTTTGGGGGTGAATTCACACCACGTGTCCCTGTCGACAACAAATTATACACGTTTGATCTCAATGACCAAGAATGGTCCGTGGCAGACGCTGCTGGGGATGTCCCTCCACCTCGTGTTGGCGTCACTATGGCCTCTGTAGGGGAAACAATATATGTATTTGGTGGCAGAGATGTTGAACACAAGGAGCTCAATGAGCTCTATTCTTTTGACACAACTACTAACAAATGGACCTTATTGTCTAGTGGGGATGAGGGTCCTCCTCACCGAAGCTACCATTCAATGACTTCTGATGATCGCAGGATATACGTCTTTGGTGGTTGTGGAAATGCTGGAAGATTAAGTGATCTTTGGTGTTATGATGTTGTTGATAATAAATGGATCAAATTTCCTCTACCAGGGGAAAATTGTAAACCAAGAGGTGGACCTGGTTTGACTGTGGTCCTAGGCAAAATCTGGGTTGTGTATGGATTCTCTGGGGATGAACTTGATGATGTGCATTACTTTGATACAGTTGAAGAAAAGTGGGTGCAAGTGGAGACAAATGGTGAAACACCTACTGCTAGGAGTGTATTTTCAACTGTTGGGATTGGGAAGTACATTTTTATCTATGGTGGGGAAATTGACCCCAGTGACTTAGGTCACTTAGGTGCAGGGAAATTTTCCGGTGATGTCTATGCCCTTGACACGGAGACACTAGTTTGGAAGTGGTGGATTGATTCCGGTGACCATCCGGGGCCACGAGGGTGGTGCGCCTTCGCCGGCGGCCGACGAGATGGTCAAGAGGGGCTGCTGGTTTATGGTGGCAATTCACCTAGCAATGATAGGCTTGGTGGTATTTTCTTTTTCACTCCTCTGGTGGAGACTTGA